Proteins encoded by one window of Pyrinomonadaceae bacterium:
- a CDS encoding zf-HC2 domain-containing protein, producing MMLCNEFEERLTNYLDGELPVEEHRAFSEHALRCPLCHELLADVKQTIVACLSSEAPPAGVGLEARILMTTAPQTAITCEEFEDHLTDYLDGVLMAPLYHRWERHAALCSACSELPGQVVRSIGAVYTYAQDELPVPAGLEARILQATIGNVLPRQVRAPFLSRMVEWLRGALDPLVSPQLASVATMLLVSVFVLTNTVSTDGSVRGLYRASLQLAERTADSATRGSEKGVKQFAGSVNKLVGGEENQKDNEKSNEANQNQNSSNQNSATPRPQSPEGKTGNGDSKKR from the coding sequence ATGATGCTGTGCAATGAATTTGAAGAAAGATTGACGAATTACCTCGACGGCGAGTTGCCGGTCGAGGAGCACCGCGCGTTTTCCGAACACGCGCTGCGCTGCCCGTTGTGCCACGAATTGCTGGCCGATGTGAAGCAAACGATCGTCGCGTGCCTGTCTTCCGAAGCTCCGCCGGCAGGTGTCGGGCTGGAAGCACGAATCCTGATGACGACGGCTCCGCAAACGGCAATTACCTGCGAAGAATTCGAAGACCATCTGACGGATTATCTGGATGGCGTGTTGATGGCGCCTTTGTATCACCGCTGGGAACGGCACGCAGCTTTGTGTTCAGCCTGTAGCGAACTCCCGGGCCAGGTCGTGCGGTCGATCGGCGCGGTTTACACCTACGCGCAGGATGAACTGCCGGTGCCCGCCGGCCTCGAAGCCCGCATTCTGCAAGCAACCATCGGCAACGTTCTGCCTCGGCAAGTACGCGCTCCTTTCTTATCGCGGATGGTCGAATGGCTGCGTGGCGCGCTCGATCCGCTCGTTTCGCCGCAGCTCGCGTCAGTCGCAACAATGCTGTTGGTGTCCGTCTTTGTACTGACGAACACGGTTTCAACCGATGGTTCGGTGCGCGGACTTTATCGCGCCAGCCTGCAATTGGCTGAACGCACGGCGGACAGTGCGACCAGAGGATCCGAAAAAGGTGTCAAGCAATTCGCCGGCAGCGTCAACAAATTAGTCGGTGGCGAAGAGAACCAGAAGGACAACGAGAAGAGCAATGAGGCGAACCAGAATCAGAATAGCTCAAATCAAAACAGCGCGACGCCGCGCCCGCAAAGCCCGGAAGGAAAAACCGGCAACGGCGACTCGAAAAAGCGCTGA
- a CDS encoding YifB family Mg chelatase-like AAA ATPase: MLFRALSAAVYGIDANLVDVEVDLTPVRNEVDQPPAVIVVGLPDAAVRESRERIRAAINNSGFFFPFHKTTINLAPADVRKEGASFDLPIALGILGANGDLGNTEHLTDILSVGELSLDGRVRAIRGALPIALRARQSHAKHLLLPDENAKEAAVVSDVNVYPVTDLRNAVETIAGLRSENPPSPIRVDSSQLLSPADHYSVDFREVRGQQAAKRALEVATAGGHNILLIGPPGSGKTMLTKRLPTILPPLEFEAALELTKIHSVAGLTGRAGLISERPFRSPHHTISDAGLIGGGAVPRPGEVSLAHQGVLFLDELPEFDRSVLEVLRQPLEDQQVTISRAAMSLTFPSSFMLAAAMNACP, from the coding sequence GTGCTATTCCGCGCTCTCTCAGCCGCCGTCTACGGAATCGACGCGAACCTGGTCGATGTTGAGGTAGATCTGACTCCGGTTCGTAATGAAGTCGATCAGCCACCGGCAGTGATCGTTGTGGGCCTCCCCGACGCGGCTGTGCGCGAGTCGCGCGAACGCATTCGTGCGGCAATCAACAACAGCGGGTTTTTCTTTCCGTTTCACAAGACGACGATCAACCTGGCGCCCGCGGATGTGCGGAAAGAAGGCGCCAGTTTCGACTTGCCCATCGCGCTCGGAATTCTCGGCGCGAACGGCGACCTCGGAAATACCGAGCACTTGACGGACATTCTTTCCGTCGGCGAGCTGTCGTTAGACGGTCGAGTCCGCGCCATTCGCGGCGCGCTCCCGATAGCTTTGCGAGCGCGACAGTCACACGCGAAACACCTGCTATTGCCGGATGAAAATGCGAAGGAGGCCGCCGTCGTTTCGGACGTGAACGTTTATCCCGTAACGGATTTGCGTAACGCAGTGGAAACGATCGCTGGGCTGCGTTCTGAAAATCCACCCAGCCCGATTCGAGTTGACTCGTCCCAGCTTCTCTCGCCGGCTGATCATTACAGCGTTGATTTTCGCGAGGTGCGCGGCCAGCAGGCGGCGAAGCGTGCTCTCGAGGTCGCGACTGCCGGTGGTCACAACATCCTTCTCATCGGCCCGCCCGGGTCGGGAAAGACAATGTTGACGAAACGTCTTCCGACGATCCTGCCGCCGTTGGAATTCGAAGCCGCGCTTGAACTGACAAAGATTCATTCGGTCGCCGGGCTCACCGGCCGCGCCGGATTGATTAGCGAGCGGCCCTTTCGTTCGCCGCACCACACCATCAGCGATGCAGGATTGATTGGCGGCGGCGCCGTGCCGCGACCGGGTGAAGTATCCCTCGCGCATCAAGGCGTCCTGTTCCTCGACGAATTGCCCGAGTTCGATCGCAGCGTGCTCGAAGTTCTGCGGCAACCGCTGGAAGATCAGCAAGTCACCATCAGCCGCGCCGCGATGTCACTTACGTTTCCCTCTTCATTCATGCTGGCGGCGGCGATGAACGCCTGTCCGTGA
- a CDS encoding Hsp20/alpha crystallin family protein, with the protein MAVKRVKAKSVGPAGLERLELKRLTERIGWLFSLLQEAAAAQTPTIAGAWAPTIDVCETTKAIDVRIELPGVTASEVRVGLNGNKLRIYGDKKKRATRQRIMSHHCSERTYGHFERVVPVRWPVDVKGATAELAKGVLVVRLPKLKDRRGSEIAIPITEKDS; encoded by the coding sequence ATGGCCGTTAAGCGAGTCAAGGCTAAGAGTGTCGGGCCCGCGGGGCTCGAACGCCTCGAGCTAAAGCGGCTGACAGAGCGCATCGGCTGGCTGTTCTCTTTGTTGCAGGAAGCTGCGGCCGCGCAAACGCCGACCATTGCCGGCGCCTGGGCGCCCACGATCGATGTTTGCGAGACCACGAAAGCGATCGACGTACGCATCGAACTACCGGGCGTGACCGCGTCGGAAGTAAGGGTGGGTTTGAATGGAAATAAACTGCGCATCTATGGCGACAAGAAGAAGCGAGCCACGCGACAACGCATCATGTCGCACCATTGTTCGGAACGAACCTACGGCCATTTTGAGCGTGTCGTTCCCGTCCGGTGGCCGGTTGACGTGAAAGGCGCCACGGCAGAACTAGCCAAGGGAGTGTTGGTGGTCCGACTACCGAAGCTAAAGGATCGCAGAGGCTCGGAAATAGCAATTCCAATTACTGAGAAGGATTCATAG
- the lon gene encoding endopeptidase La: MSTELDNEAVEVLVAAEPAIDQQLQIPEELPLLPLRDIVIYPFMIVPLFVSREKSIRAVDEALGEHRMILLDCQKDLDKEDPAQEDLYSVGTVAVIMRMLKLPDGRIRILVQGVSRAKVESVDCSGDFLRARLSVLSEVLAPERSLEVEALIRNVRALMEKAAALGKNISPEVMAIIANLDDPGRLADLSASNLELKVEDAQSVLEIPDTTVRLRRVNELLNKEIEVLTVQQEINTQARADIDRSQREFYLRQQMKAIQGELGEGNELAEEIQQFREKIEAAKMPKPAEEEALRQLKKLERMHPDAAETATLRSWMEIITDLPWSKSSKDNLDLLKAQRILDEDHYGLDKVKERIIEALAVRRLKPKPKGPILCLVGPPGVGKTSLGRSIARALGRKFMRLSLGGVHDEAEIRGHRRTYVGAMPGRIMQAIQQAGTNNPLIMLDEIDKVGADFRGDPSSALLEVLDPEQNNSFRDNYLNVTFDLSNVIFMTTANVLDTIQSALRDRMEVIRLAGYTEEEKLEIARRHLLPKQMEETGITPKDVHISRTALAAIIQRYTHEAGLRQLEREIGSICRKVARRIGEGRKEPVRVSLRNLHEFLGVPKVTPDEVLKKDQIGVATGLAWTAVGGDVLFIEALRIKGKGSLVLTGQIGEIMRESAQAAYSYAKSRAKELDIAPEDINNYDIHIHIPEGAIPKDGPSAGITLATALVSVLSRRPIKKDVAMTGEITLRGNVLPVGGIKEKVLAARRARVTKILLPVQNRRDLEEVPKEPLKDIQFIFVDNVRQVFREALGPKAAPIATPSPRPIRLPQAARPRDI; the protein is encoded by the coding sequence ATGTCAACCGAACTGGACAACGAAGCAGTGGAAGTTTTAGTAGCGGCTGAACCCGCGATAGATCAGCAATTGCAGATTCCGGAAGAACTGCCGCTGCTGCCGCTCCGCGACATTGTGATCTATCCGTTCATGATCGTGCCGTTGTTCGTGTCGCGCGAGAAATCCATCCGCGCCGTGGACGAAGCGCTCGGCGAGCACCGGATGATCCTGCTCGATTGCCAGAAGGATCTAGATAAGGAAGACCCGGCGCAGGAAGATCTCTACAGCGTCGGCACGGTCGCTGTGATCATGCGCATGCTGAAGCTGCCCGACGGCCGCATTCGCATTCTCGTCCAGGGCGTTTCGCGGGCAAAGGTTGAATCGGTTGATTGCAGTGGCGATTTTCTGCGCGCGCGTTTGAGTGTCCTCTCCGAAGTGTTGGCGCCCGAACGCTCGCTCGAAGTTGAAGCACTTATCCGCAACGTGCGCGCGTTGATGGAAAAGGCCGCGGCCCTGGGGAAGAACATTTCGCCGGAAGTCATGGCCATCATTGCGAACCTCGATGATCCTGGCCGCCTCGCTGACCTGTCTGCTTCTAATCTTGAACTCAAAGTCGAAGATGCGCAGTCGGTGCTGGAAATCCCCGACACGACCGTACGCCTGCGCCGCGTGAACGAGCTGCTGAACAAGGAAATCGAAGTTCTGACCGTTCAGCAGGAAATCAACACGCAGGCCCGCGCCGATATTGATCGTTCGCAGCGCGAGTTCTACCTGCGTCAGCAGATGAAGGCAATTCAGGGTGAGCTGGGGGAAGGGAACGAGCTGGCCGAAGAAATTCAGCAGTTCCGTGAAAAGATTGAAGCCGCCAAGATGCCGAAGCCGGCGGAAGAAGAAGCGTTGCGCCAGTTGAAAAAGCTTGAGCGCATGCATCCGGACGCAGCTGAAACTGCGACGTTGCGAAGCTGGATGGAGATCATCACGGATCTGCCCTGGTCGAAATCATCGAAAGACAATCTGGATTTGCTGAAGGCGCAGCGCATTCTTGATGAAGATCACTACGGCCTCGACAAGGTGAAAGAGCGCATCATCGAAGCCCTCGCCGTGCGCCGGCTGAAGCCGAAACCAAAAGGGCCGATCCTCTGTCTGGTTGGACCGCCGGGCGTCGGCAAAACGAGTTTGGGTCGTTCAATCGCGCGCGCGCTCGGCCGCAAGTTCATGCGCTTGAGCCTCGGCGGGGTACACGACGAAGCTGAAATCCGCGGCCATCGACGGACCTACGTGGGCGCCATGCCCGGCCGCATCATGCAGGCAATTCAGCAGGCCGGCACCAACAATCCGCTGATCATGCTCGACGAGATCGACAAAGTCGGCGCCGATTTTCGCGGCGATCCGTCTTCAGCTTTGCTCGAAGTTTTGGATCCGGAACAGAACAATAGTTTTCGCGACAACTATCTGAACGTCACGTTCGATCTTTCCAACGTGATTTTTATGACCACCGCCAACGTGCTCGACACGATTCAGTCGGCGCTGCGCGACCGCATGGAAGTAATTCGGCTGGCGGGTTACACGGAAGAAGAGAAACTGGAAATCGCGCGCCGTCACCTGCTGCCGAAGCAAATGGAAGAGACGGGCATCACGCCCAAGGACGTGCACATTTCGCGCACAGCGCTCGCCGCGATCATTCAACGATACACTCATGAAGCTGGCCTGCGGCAACTAGAGCGGGAAATTGGATCGATTTGCCGGAAAGTCGCGCGCCGAATCGGCGAAGGCCGCAAAGAACCTGTCCGCGTGTCGCTCCGCAACCTGCACGAATTTCTCGGCGTGCCGAAGGTAACTCCCGATGAAGTTCTAAAGAAAGATCAGATCGGGGTGGCGACCGGCTTGGCGTGGACTGCCGTAGGCGGCGACGTCCTGTTTATCGAAGCACTCAGAATTAAAGGCAAAGGCAGCCTCGTGCTGACCGGACAGATTGGCGAAATCATGCGCGAGTCAGCTCAGGCAGCTTACTCGTACGCGAAGTCACGCGCGAAAGAACTCGACATCGCACCGGAAGACATCAACAACTACGACATTCACATTCACATTCCGGAAGGCGCCATCCCGAAAGACGGCCCGTCTGCCGGCATCACTCTCGCGACCGCGTTGGTTTCCGTGTTGTCTCGCCGGCCCATCAAAAAAGACGTCGCCATGACGGGTGAGATCACCTTGCGCGGCAACGTCCTTCCGGTCGGGGGAATAAAGGAGAAGGTGTTGGCGGCGCGGCGGGCTCGCGTCACGAAAATCCTGCTGCCGGTGCAAAATCGACGCGACCTGGAAGAAGTGCCAAAAGAGCCTTTGAAAGACATTCAGTTCATATTTGTCGATAATGTGCGGCAAGTTTTTCGGGAAGCGCTCGGACCGAAGGCTGCGCCAATCGCGACCCCGTCGCCGCGTCCGATTCGGCTGCCACAAGCCGCGCGGCCCCGAGACATCTAA
- a CDS encoding sigma-70 family RNA polymerase sigma factor, whose product MATNEGAELVRRCRAGDGAAWEEIVQTYSRRVYNLAYRFTSRADTAEDLTQDVFVRVYRSLEQYNPKQGDLQNWLMRLARNLIIDDYRKRQRAPQDEIADDLEDHKYHLRSAGNSVQREMERRELGAQVQAGIDKLSADLRTCVILRDIEELSYQEIVDLLKIPEGTVKSRINRGRIELAKILRRMRVVEA is encoded by the coding sequence TTGGCTACCAACGAAGGCGCTGAACTAGTCAGACGATGTCGCGCGGGCGACGGCGCGGCTTGGGAAGAGATTGTCCAAACCTACTCGCGCCGCGTTTACAATCTCGCCTACCGATTCACCTCCCGGGCCGACACGGCCGAAGACTTGACGCAAGACGTCTTCGTCCGCGTCTATCGCTCACTCGAGCAATACAATCCGAAGCAGGGCGACTTGCAGAACTGGCTGATGCGGCTGGCGCGGAATCTGATCATTGATGACTATCGCAAACGTCAACGCGCTCCGCAGGATGAGATTGCGGACGACCTTGAGGATCACAAGTATCACCTGCGCTCAGCCGGGAATTCGGTCCAGCGTGAGATGGAGCGGCGCGAGCTCGGCGCCCAGGTACAGGCCGGAATTGACAAGCTTTCGGCGGATTTGCGGACATGCGTCATCCTCCGGGACATCGAGGAGTTGAGCTACCAGGAGATCGTGGATTTGTTGAAAATCCCAGAGGGCACCGTGAAATCACGAATAAACCGCGGCCGAATCGAACTAGCGAAGATTCTTCGTCGTATGCGAGTAGTGGAGGCATAG
- a CDS encoding recombinase family protein: MTKRVIELLRVSTVGQADDSHASIPSQRTINQRTCEQYGLTIVKTIELIGVSGTAVLLTPEIQDMLRMMADPEIHGVVAREFSRLMRPENLADFALLQAFAESNCKLYLPDGPIDFSSNDGRLMGTLKATIAGNVRREMLKAAWESRETKRRRGELAQPKICLPFGVDNEKTRWWYTPEAEKIREAFRMVLEGETSYFAIGKKVGIEPRGLAYMLKNPIYSGWRVIDKKRDMSAAGKYHGPDGRQAGRRTIKRAPEEIIRVKVIDEPLVSESDFALVQKILGMKKSFHWRTSPGYEQRYTYNGYLECTCQSRVYSKHMRKDYYVCKNRCGVRQMRREIVDPQLDQMFARTFQSEAFIRRIARAGSQPTVNTDNVARQLEALTAKRERVLDTYYEGAITREERDQKLKEIDRERQVFEGLLGREKPSAINTELLTKRFAVFRGFERLTRDQKRRILNTITPRIVVANYEVEGMSCSLPRTLTDRRSSPPPA, from the coding sequence ACGGTCGGGCAGGCCGACGATAGCCATGCCTCGATTCCCTCTCAGCGCACGATAAACCAACGCACATGCGAGCAGTACGGACTCACCATCGTTAAGACAATCGAACTGATCGGCGTCTCGGGAACGGCAGTTCTGTTAACTCCCGAGATCCAAGACATGCTGCGCATGATGGCCGATCCTGAAATCCACGGCGTTGTTGCCAGAGAGTTTTCTCGTTTAATGAGACCCGAAAACCTTGCTGACTTTGCGCTACTGCAAGCCTTCGCTGAATCAAACTGCAAACTGTATCTACCTGACGGCCCGATAGATTTTTCATCTAACGACGGACGGTTAATGGGAACTCTGAAGGCCACGATTGCAGGGAATGTTAGACGTGAAATGTTAAAGGCTGCGTGGGAGTCGAGAGAGACAAAACGACGTAGAGGCGAACTGGCCCAACCTAAGATCTGTTTGCCTTTCGGAGTTGATAACGAAAAGACGCGATGGTGGTACACGCCTGAAGCAGAGAAAATCAGAGAAGCGTTTCGCATGGTTCTTGAAGGTGAGACAAGCTACTTCGCCATCGGAAAGAAGGTTGGAATTGAGCCTCGTGGATTAGCTTACATGCTCAAGAATCCAATCTATTCAGGTTGGAGAGTGATCGACAAGAAGCGAGATATGAGCGCGGCGGGTAAGTATCACGGTCCCGATGGTAGGCAGGCAGGGCGCAGAACAATCAAACGCGCGCCAGAAGAAATCATTCGTGTGAAGGTTATTGACGAGCCTTTAGTTTCCGAATCTGACTTCGCATTAGTGCAAAAGATTCTCGGGATGAAGAAGTCTTTCCACTGGCGAACGAGTCCAGGATATGAGCAGCGTTACACGTACAACGGATACTTGGAATGTACCTGCCAGTCCCGCGTGTATTCCAAGCACATGCGAAAAGACTATTACGTGTGCAAGAACCGTTGTGGCGTGAGGCAAATGAGACGGGAGATAGTTGACCCGCAGCTCGACCAGATGTTTGCGCGGACATTCCAAAGCGAGGCGTTCATTCGACGGATTGCCCGAGCCGGATCGCAGCCCACGGTAAACACGGACAACGTAGCGAGACAGTTAGAGGCTCTGACAGCGAAACGAGAGAGAGTTTTAGATACCTACTACGAAGGCGCGATTACGCGAGAGGAGCGCGACCAGAAGCTAAAAGAGATTGACCGTGAGCGACAGGTATTTGAGGGTTTGTTAGGCAGGGAGAAACCCTCAGCGATAAACACAGAACTGCTCACAAAACGGTTTGCAGTGTTTCGCGGATTCGAGAGGCTGACACGCGATCAAAAGCGCAGGATTCTCAATACGATAACGCCGCGAATCGTCGTTGCAAACTACGAAGTGGAAGGGATGAGTTGCAGTCTTCCGCGAACACTCACGGACAGGCGTTCATCGCCGCCGCCAGCATGA
- a CDS encoding transglycosylase SLT domain-containing protein: protein MTRKAVPVFTSVLFAVALITPAVIQAQGPAGSSARDIQTEVQKNEPRVDQIIERANDHFRKGKLNLEDSKREQARDEFDKAVDTILMSGLDVRSSQRLQTYYLELVERIYREEVPLTQIAPNATPVVAQAPADAKTESVEIAQAQPKQQQIGFVQQGFVPSPLDALSKIILTEEEKTVTAEQLANSEQVKNSLDFKFTMNPLVQQYINFYQGRVGRNTMESGLRRSGRYMKIARDAFRRAGVPEDIVWLGQVESAWQPRAKSWAAASGLWQFIGSTGAAYGLRQTAWVDERNGIEKPTSASARHLKDLANRYNGDWLLAMAAYNTGAGNVDRAISRAGEANFWKIYPYIAQETRNYVPNILAVILIAKNPEKYGFNNIRPEAPMSFDPVPVPSATSLRLIAEATDTSLDHIQSLNPELKRDTTPRGEAFTVRVPAGRGKQLASLLKRVPGDRRETARVISVAPGEEWQSIANRTGVSVATLQSMNTGVDLNNATKLFVPNSTIRLTNWKRSADTPGATLTRVKARKGDTIAKIAAAHKLSADEVARLNGIAPNTSLQAGQEIKLPSAGSTSAPTSRRR from the coding sequence ATGACCCGTAAAGCTGTTCCCGTATTTACAAGCGTCCTGTTTGCGGTCGCACTTATTACCCCAGCAGTAATCCAGGCTCAAGGTCCCGCTGGTTCGTCCGCTCGCGACATTCAGACGGAGGTTCAAAAGAATGAGCCTCGCGTCGATCAAATCATCGAGCGCGCGAACGATCATTTCCGCAAGGGCAAACTTAATCTCGAAGATAGCAAGCGCGAACAAGCGCGTGACGAGTTCGACAAAGCAGTCGACACTATTCTGATGTCCGGCTTGGACGTTCGGTCAAGTCAGCGGCTTCAGACCTACTACCTTGAACTCGTCGAGCGAATTTATCGCGAAGAAGTTCCGCTGACGCAGATCGCGCCGAACGCGACGCCTGTCGTCGCGCAAGCGCCCGCCGACGCAAAAACGGAAAGCGTTGAAATCGCGCAGGCGCAGCCAAAACAACAACAGATTGGTTTCGTGCAGCAGGGGTTTGTGCCATCTCCGCTGGATGCTCTGAGCAAAATCATTCTCACCGAGGAAGAGAAGACAGTAACTGCCGAACAGTTGGCGAATTCAGAGCAAGTTAAGAACTCGCTGGATTTCAAATTCACGATGAATCCGCTGGTTCAGCAGTACATCAACTTCTATCAGGGGCGCGTGGGTCGTAATACCATGGAATCGGGCCTGCGCCGCTCTGGGCGTTACATGAAGATTGCTCGCGACGCGTTCCGTCGGGCCGGCGTTCCTGAAGACATTGTTTGGTTGGGACAAGTCGAGAGTGCCTGGCAACCGCGCGCAAAGTCGTGGGCTGCGGCTTCCGGTTTGTGGCAGTTCATCGGCAGCACTGGCGCTGCCTACGGCCTGCGGCAGACTGCCTGGGTGGATGAACGGAACGGCATCGAAAAGCCGACCTCAGCGTCAGCGCGCCACCTGAAAGACCTGGCGAATCGTTACAACGGCGACTGGTTGCTGGCGATGGCCGCTTACAACACAGGCGCCGGCAACGTCGATCGCGCGATTTCACGTGCGGGCGAAGCAAACTTCTGGAAGATCTACCCGTACATTGCGCAAGAGACCCGCAACTACGTTCCGAACATCCTCGCAGTGATTTTGATCGCCAAGAATCCGGAGAAGTACGGGTTCAACAACATTCGTCCCGAAGCGCCCATGAGCTTTGATCCGGTGCCGGTTCCTTCGGCCACCAGTCTCAGGCTCATCGCAGAAGCAACGGACACGAGTCTGGATCATATTCAGAGTCTTAATCCCGAGCTGAAGCGAGACACCACTCCGCGCGGCGAAGCTTTCACCGTGCGTGTTCCTGCCGGTCGCGGCAAACAACTGGCTTCGCTGCTGAAGCGAGTGCCGGGTGACCGTCGCGAAACCGCGCGCGTCATCTCAGTGGCGCCGGGTGAAGAGTGGCAGTCGATCGCGAATCGTACTGGCGTCAGCGTTGCGACACTCCAATCCATGAACACTGGCGTCGATCTCAATAACGCAACCAAACTGTTTGTGCCGAACAGCACGATTCGGCTAACGAACTGGAAGCGTTCGGCAGATACGCCGGGTGCGACCCTGACCCGGGTTAAGGCCCGGAAGGGTGACACGATTGCGAAGATCGCCGCCGCACACAAATTGTCGGCAGACGAAGTCGCCCGGTTGAATGGCATTGCGCCGAATACCTCGTTGCAGGCGGGCCAGGAGATCAAACTGCCGTCGGCAGGCAGCACATCTGCGCCGACCAGCCGTCGTCGATAA
- a CDS encoding lysylphosphatidylglycerol synthase transmembrane domain-containing protein, which translates to MAAKYRKFLEFIALLLLAIAIVWWFGRGLDWAQVKSALLASDWRLILLGALGVLAGYLWRAFRWRAFLAPLTKASLREIWIAVCVGYAAVLTLGRAGEVVRPLVLPMRDRRVRPAASFVTVMIERVYDSITVLLLFAVNLVLFTPASGASEFARARQIGFALVGALFVFVALLIAFRWRSPQVIGWLDRKIHPDWRILGRLKHAILNLLQQLATALGVLTRGRELAITIGWSLALWGSVAIGNLLVFRAFGLPFGVSEALFVLGWSMIGSAIPTPGGAAGAFHAVTGGALILLGVAAEKAAAVAIVIHLVDFLPAALFGLFYFLRGDVTLARLRLLMSATERAGDPEPLPSVTGVKAA; encoded by the coding sequence ATGGCGGCAAAATATCGTAAGTTTCTTGAGTTCATCGCGCTCCTCCTGCTGGCCATTGCCATCGTCTGGTGGTTTGGCCGGGGGCTCGATTGGGCCCAGGTTAAGAGTGCGCTGCTTGCCTCCGATTGGCGACTGATCCTGCTGGGGGCGTTGGGCGTGCTCGCAGGGTATTTGTGGCGCGCCTTCCGATGGCGGGCCTTTCTTGCACCACTGACAAAGGCCAGCCTCCGCGAAATCTGGATTGCCGTCTGTGTCGGATATGCTGCCGTACTTACGCTGGGCCGGGCCGGTGAAGTGGTGAGGCCTTTGGTCCTGCCGATGCGAGACCGGCGTGTCAGACCGGCTGCTTCATTCGTCACGGTCATGATCGAGCGCGTTTACGACTCGATCACGGTACTGCTGTTGTTCGCCGTCAACCTTGTTCTTTTCACCCCGGCTTCGGGTGCGTCAGAGTTCGCCCGCGCGCGCCAAATCGGTTTTGCGTTGGTCGGAGCGCTGTTTGTATTTGTCGCCTTACTAATCGCTTTCCGGTGGCGGTCACCACAGGTAATCGGATGGTTGGACAGAAAGATTCATCCTGATTGGCGAATCCTGGGCCGGTTGAAGCACGCGATCCTCAACCTCCTTCAGCAACTGGCTACGGCGCTGGGAGTGCTCACGCGCGGCCGCGAGCTGGCCATTACCATCGGGTGGTCACTCGCATTGTGGGGATCAGTTGCCATAGGCAATCTGCTGGTCTTCCGCGCATTCGGTCTGCCGTTCGGCGTTTCCGAGGCGCTCTTTGTGCTTGGTTGGTCGATGATCGGATCGGCGATTCCCACGCCGGGAGGCGCTGCGGGTGCGTTCCACGCAGTCACCGGCGGCGCGCTAATCCTTCTCGGGGTGGCGGCTGAAAAGGCGGCTGCGGTCGCCATCGTCATCCATCTCGTCGATTTCCTGCCAGCGGCATTGTTTGGGTTGTTCTACTTTTTGCGTGGTGATGTAACTCTCGCGCGACTACGTCTATTGATGTCAGCGACTGAACGTGCAGGTGATCCTGAGCCCCTGCCGAGCGTGACTGGAGTCAAAGCGGCTTGA
- the nrdR gene encoding transcriptional regulator NrdR: MKCPFCGFVEDKVVDSRESREGESIRRRRECLKCERRFTSYERIDEIPYMVIKKDGRRETFDRNKVMAGLLRACEKRPIPPQKLDSIVNAVEKYVQESPERERPTSKIGEQIMRRLKELDKVAYVRFASVYLEFEDVSEFMEELKTLVRARAGR; the protein is encoded by the coding sequence ATGAAATGTCCCTTCTGTGGTTTTGTCGAAGATAAGGTCGTCGATTCGCGCGAGTCGCGTGAAGGTGAATCGATTCGCCGGCGTCGCGAATGCCTAAAATGTGAACGCCGCTTTACGTCCTACGAGCGCATCGATGAGATTCCATACATGGTGATTAAGAAGGACGGCCGGCGCGAAACCTTTGATCGCAACAAAGTCATGGCGGGCCTGCTGCGCGCTTGCGAAAAGCGACCGATTCCGCCGCAAAAGCTGGACTCGATCGTCAATGCGGTCGAAAAGTATGTGCAGGAGTCGCCTGAGCGCGAACGGCCCACCAGCAAGATCGGCGAGCAAATCATGCGACGGCTTAAAGAACTGGACAAAGTTGCTTACGTGCGATTTGCCTCGGTCTATCTGGAATTTGAAGACGTGTCCGAATTCATGGAAGAGTTGAAGACGCTGGTGCGCGCGCGCGCCGGTCGTTAA